Proteins encoded together in one Larus michahellis chromosome 4, bLarMic1.1, whole genome shotgun sequence window:
- the DIO3 gene encoding thyroxine 5-deiodinase yields MLHSLGVHTLQLLTQAAACILLFPRFLLTAVMLWLLDFLCIRKKMLMMPTAEEAASASEGPPPDDPPVCVSDSNRMFTLESLKAVWHGQKLDFFKSAHVGSLAPNPEVIQLDGQKRLRILDFARGKRPLILNFGSCTUPPFMARLRSFQRLAAHFVDIADFLLVYIEEAHPSDGWVSSDAAYNIPKHQCLQDRLRAAQLMREGAPDCPLAVDTMDNASSAAYGAYFERLYIIQEEKVMYQGGRGPEGYKISELRTWLDQYKTRLQSPSTVVIQV; encoded by the coding sequence ATGCTCCACTCCCTTGGCGTTCACACCTTGCAGCTGCTCACCCAGGCGGCCGCCtgcatcctcctcttcccccgcTTCCTGCTCACCGCCGTGATGCTCTGGCTCCTGGATTTTCTGTGCATTCGGAAGAAGATGCTGATGATGCCCACGGCGGAGGAGGCGGCCAGCGCCAGCGAGGGGCCGCCCCCCGACGATCCCCCGGTCTGCGTGTCCGACTCCAACCGCATGTTCACGCTGGAATCGCTGAAAGCCGTGTGGCACGGGCAGAAGCTGGACTTCTTCAAGTCGGCACACGTGGGCTCCTTGGCCCCCAACCCCGAGGTGATCCAGCTGGACGGGCAGAAGAGGCTCCGCATCCTGGACTTCGCCCGCGGCAAGAGACCTCTCATCCTCAACTTCGGCAGCTGCACCTGACCCCCGTTCATGGCCCGCCTGAGGTCCTTCCAGCGCCTGGCCGCGCACTTCGTGGACATTGCTGACTTCCTGCTGGTCTACATCGAAGAAGCACACCCCTCCGACGGCTGGGTCAGCTCGGACGCAGCCTACAACATCCCCAAGCACCAGTGCCTCCAGGACAGGCTGCGGGCAGCTCAGCTGATGAGGGAAGGGGCGCCCGATTGCCCCCTGGCCGTGGACACCATGGACAATGCTTCCAGCGCCGCCTACGGTGCCTACTTCGAGAGGCTCTACATCATCCAGGAGGAGAAGGTGATGTACCAGGGAGGCAGAGGACCAGAGGGCTACAAGATCTCGGAGCTGAGGACCTGGCTAGACCAGTACAAAACCCGGCTCCAGAGCCCCAGCACGGTGGTCATCCAAGTGTAA